In Streptomyces erythrochromogenes, the DNA window GCCCTCCCGCAGCCCCGTCTCATGGGTGCCGCCGTTGAGGGTGGCCATGCTGTTGACGAATCCCCGGACCCGTTCCTCATGGGTGCCGGACCAGGACAGGGCCACCTCCATGTTCCCCGCCATCCGCGGATCCTCCCGTTCGAAGGCGATGACGTCCGCGCCGAGGTGTTCGCCCGCCTGGGCGTCGAGGAGGGCGACGAACTCCCCCACCCCGCCGAGGAACCGCAGCCGCGCCCGCTGGGGACCGTCCGGGGAGCGCTCGTCGGTCAGTACGAGGTCCAGGCCGGGGTTGAGGAAGGCCAGCTCCGTCAGGCGGGCCGCGAGCGCGGCGAACGAGCACTCGACGGTCTCGAAGATCGCGGCGTCGGGCCGGAACGTGAGCGTGGTACCGCTTTCGGCCGCCGGCCCCGCGTCGGTGGGCGGGCAGAGCGCGACGCCCCGCGCGAACTCCTGGACCCGGCGCACCCCCTCGCGCCGCACCTCGGCCGTCAGCCGGCTCGACAGGGCGTTGGTGACGCTGGGCGCGGCGGCCCAGGGACCCATGAACACGGTACGGCGGCCGTGGCGTTCCTGTGCTCCTGCGAACAGTTGGGTCAACTGCGTTTCCAGACCGGGACGGCCGGTGTCCGCGCAGTCCTCGAAGGGCATGCCGGGCCCGTCGTCCGTCACCCGCACGCCTGCGTCGGGCGTGAGGGTGACCTCGACCCGGCCGCCGCGGCCGGACAGGCTCGCGTTCACCGCCCGGCCCACCTCGTCGAGGAGCATGTGGTGCAGGCCGCGGAGGCCGGTCGAGCCGACGTACATTCCGGCCCGTTTCCGGACGGCTTCCCGTCCCTCCAGCACCGTGATCCGTGCCGCGTCGTACCCGGTCGATTCCGCACTCATGAGGTCCCCCTCCGATGGTGTCCGACAGACCTCGCCAGGCTAGGCGAATAGCGGGAAAACGGCAGGTCAGGGTGGGTTTGTCGAGGGCTTGGTCGGGCGGGGGCGGGGCTGCCCGGCACCGGTCGGCCGCAGGGGTGCCGACCGCGGCCGAATCGCGGCCGCGGGCCCGCCGAGGCCGCGTACGCCCCCTTTCCGGGCGGCTCCCAAGTGCCCGATTCCAAGGGATCGCGCCACCGGCCCGCCGGGCGGCGGCGACCGCCGTGGAGGAGCGTCCGGGCCAACCGTCCCCGAGGCGGCCGGGGGTTGTCCGTGGAGCCGCTTGTCCGGCCGCACGGCGACCGGACACAGTGGGCGCATGACGCCAGCCGCGACACCTGCCGAGCTCCTGCACGCATTCGCCCGCACCCGCGCCCGACTCGACGGCGGCGAGGTCACCTACTGGTGGACCGGCGACGTCCACTCCTGGGCACCGGGCGAGCCCTACCGGCGGATCTTCGGCTTCGAAGGGCTCAACGTCGCGCGCCTCGTGGCGGACGAGGAGAGCGGCGGCTACCAGCTGCTGTCCAGGGAGGCCGCGTTCTACCTGGACCCGGTGACCCGCGAGATCATGGAGACCTGGCAGGACAGGCCCGTGGTCCACGTCTGGAACGACCCGGCCAACCAGAAGTGGCGCCCCTTCCCGATCCCCGTGACCGAGCTGGGCGACCAGATCTGCTTCAGCCTGGAGATCCCGCTCGCCTACCCCTCGCCGCTGCCGGTCGAGGAGTACCCGGACCACTCCGCCGACGACACCTACCGGGCGCTGGAACTCTTCCAGTTCTTCGCACCCGCTACCGCCCTGACGGCCGACGAGGCGAGTGTCCCGGCCACGATGTCCTGGACCCGCATGTCCCCGTGGCTTCCGTGGATGGAACAGGGCGCGCGCCCCGGCGGCCTCACCTTCCACTGCCGCGGCCGCAAGCTCGACGCCTACGCGCAGGTCCCCGAACGCACCCGCGCCTACATCGCCGACCGTCATCCCGAGTTCGCCCATGCACCGGAGAAATGGAGCGAACCGAACGAGACGAGCTGGACGTACTTCCGCAAGCGCTTCCCGCCCCACCGGGAGGAGTCCTGAACACCACCCCCGCCCACCGGGCCGGCCCTCGCCCGCCGGTGGCCGGAGCGCACCGGAAAAAGGCCTGATCACACACCCTGCTGAGGGACCCGCGGGGGGAGTCGCAGGGGGCGGACAAGGGTTTTCCCCGTATCCAGTTCATCCCCGCGTTGCCTACTGTCTGCCCACCGGCGATCTTCCCCAGGCCGGGTGGTACACACTCCAACCCCACATGGCGTGTAGGCCTCCCACCGGGGGAAGCGCGCCGGGACCGCCGTTGCCCCTGCCTCGCCGTTGCGGCCGGGACAACGTGGCGTGCGGCGGCAGCCGGGGCGAGACCGACCACCTCGCTCCCGGCCCCGCGGCCGCCGGAACCTCCCACACTGCACCGAACCGGCCGCTCCGGCCTGCCCGGAACCGGCCCTCGAAAGGGATCACGTGCACGCAACGAGACGCAGGCTCATATCCGTGGTGGCCATGTCCGTCACCCTGCTCGCCGGCACCGCCACCGCCTCCGTGGCCGTGGCCTCCGAGACGCCCGCCGCGGCCCCCGCGGCAGCGCTCGCCCCCACCGCGCCGGTCGAGAACCTGATCGTCGGCTACAAGTCGTCCGCCTCCGAGGCCAGCTCCAACAGCGCCGCCGCCGACGACGCCACCGCCAAGGGCAAGAAGGCCGGCAAGAAGGCGAAGTTCGACCGCCGCCTGGGCACCGGTGCCGCGCTGGTCAACCTCGGCGGGACCGTCGCGCCGGCCGAGGCCGCCGACGTGATGGCCCAGTTCCGTGCCGACCCGGACGTCGCCTACGTCGAGCCCGACACCCGTGCCTACGCCACGGCCGTGACCCCGAACGACACCGAGTACGCCAAGCAGTGGGACCTCTTCGAGTCCACCGCGGGCATGAACGTCCCGGCCGCCTGGGACAAGACCACCGGCTCCGGCGTCACCGTCGCCGTGATCGACACCGGCTACGTCGCCCACTCGGACCTCGCGTCGAACACCGTCGCCGGCTACGACTTCATCAGCACCGCCTCCTACGCCCGTGACGGCGGTGGCCGCGACAGCAACCCCGCCGACGAGGGCGACTGGAACGCCACCGACGGCGAGTGCGGCGTCGGCTCCAAGGCCAGCAACTCGTCCTGGCACGGCACCCACGTCGCGGGCACCATCGCTGCGGCCACGAACAACTCCAAGGGCGTCGCGGGCATCGCCTACGGCGCGAAGGTCCAGCACGTCCGCGTCCTCGGCAAGTGCGGCGGTTCCACCTCGGACATCGTCGACGCCATCACCTGGGCCTCCGGCGGATCCGTCGCCGGCGTGCCGGCCAACGCCACCCCGGCCAAGGTCATCAACATGAGCCTCGGCGGCCCCGGTGCCTGCGGCACCAGCTACCAGAACGCGATCAACGCGGCCGTCGCCCGCGGCACGACCGTCGTCGTCGCCGCCGGCAACAGCAACGCCGACGCGGCCGGCTACTCGCCCGCCAGCTGCAACAACGTGATCAACGTGGCCGCCAGCAACCGCGCCGGGGACCGCTCCTACTACTCCAACTACGGCTCGATCATCGACATCGCCGCCCCGGGCGGTGAGACCCGCCGCGCCACCGACACGCCCGGCACCGTCACCACCCCCGAGAACGCGATCCTCTCGACCCTGAACGCGGGCACCACCACCCCGGGCGCCGAGATCTACAAGCCCTACCAGGGCACCAGCATGGCCGCCCCGCACGTCGCCGGTCTCGCCGCGCTCCTGAAGTCGGCGAACTCCGCGCTGACCCCGGCCCAGATCGAGACGGCGATCAAGAACAACGCCCGTCCGCTCGCCGGCACCTGCACCGGTGGCTGCGGCGCGGGCCTCGCCGACGCCGCCGCGACCGTCGCCGCCGTGACCTCGACCCCGCCGGCCCCGGCCTTCGAGAACACCACGGACGTCACCATCGGTGACAACACCACGGTCGAGAGCCCGATCACCGTCACCGGGAAGACCGGCAACGCCCCGGCCGCCCTCAAGGTCGGTGTGAACATCGTCCACACCTACATCGGTGACCTCAAGGTCGACCTGATCGCCCCGGACGGCAGCGTCTACACGCTCCACAACCGCACGGGCAGCGGCACCGACAACATCAACCAGGTCTACACCGTCAACGCCTCCTCCGAGGTCGCGAACGGCACCTGGAAGCTCCGGGTCAACGACAACGCCGGCGGCGACACCGGCAAGATCGACTCCTGGAATCTCACCTTCTGAGACGGCTCCCGCCGACTCGGGGTCCGGTACCAACTCCGCCTGACGGAGCGATAGTACGGACCAATTGAATCCCCGGGCCTGCCGATACTACGGGTATCGGCAGGTCCGCCGGGTTTTGCGTGCCACGTGACTGAATTCTGCGTCACAATGCGGGTCCACCAGCCGCCCGACCTCGTATTCTCGCCTCTCACAGGAAGGGCACAGAAGCTGGGGACTGGAAGGCTGGTGGCTGTGCGTGGTGGCGGCGACGGGGCACGCTGACACAAGTGTCGGACACGGAGAACTGATCAAGGCGGTCGACCGCGCGCTGACCACGCACGGCCGGGCGCTCCTGACCGGACCCGCCGGCGCGGGCAAGACCGAGGTCGTCCGCGCCGTCTCGGCCGCGGCCGAAGCGCGCCGTGAGAGCGTTCTCCGCCTGGCTCCCGAGGCGGCGGACCAATGGATACCCGAGGCCTCCGCCGCGGCCCTCCTCGCCTCCGTTCCCGCGGCCGCCCTGGAAGAACTCGCCGGCCCCCAGCGCACCGCGATCGCCCTCCTGCGCCGCGAGGCCGACGCCCCCCGCGCCGGCCGCGACCACGTCGCGCTGCGCCTGGCCGTCGTCGAGGTGCTCCGCACCCTCGCCGGCCGCCAGCCCGTCCTCCTCGTCATCGACAACGCCCAGTGGCTCGACGCCGAGAGCACCGACCTGCTCCGCTTCGCCCTGCGCCTCACCCCGCCCCGCGTGCGGGTCCTCGCCGCCGAACGCGTCCAGGGCGGAGCCCCGGTCGGCGAACCCCTCTGGGGCCCGGGCGTCCCCGCCGTACGGGTGCCCCCGCTCGGCGCCGACGAGGTCGCCGAGCTCCTCCTGCGCCACGGCCTGCCCGCCCGCCTCGCCGGCCGCATCCACCAGGCCAGCGGCGGCAACCCGCGCCTCGCCCTCGCCCTCGGCCACTCCCTCGCCGAAGCCGCCGAGGCCCGCGACTGCAGCGCCCACCACGCCGACCCCCTGCCCGTCTCCGGACAGGCGCGCGAGGTCGCCCGCCGCCTCCTCGCCGGAGCCCCCGCCCAGGCCCGCCGCACCCTGCTGCTCGCCGCCCTCGCCTCCCGCCCCACCATCTCCCTGCTGCGCCGGGCCGGCCGCCCCGACGCCGAGGCCGAGCTGGCCGAGGCGGAACGGGCCGCGCTGGTCAGGGTCGGGGAGGACGGCACCGTCGAGTTCACCGCCGGCGCCCTGCCCACCGCGCTCGCCGCCGACGCCGGCTGGCCCGAACGCGCCGCCGGGCACGCGGCACTGGCCGCCGCCGTCGACGACCCCGTCCAGGCCGTACGCCACCGGGCACTGGCCGTCGACACCCCCGACCAGTGGCTCGCCGCCGAGATCACCGAGGCGGCCGCGGTCTGCCGCAGCCGCGGCCAGCGGGCCCTCGCCGCCGAACTGGGCCTGCTCGCCGCCGAACGTACGCCGTCCCGGCTGGCCGGCGAGGAACTGTCCCGCCTCGTCACCGCCGCCGAAGACGCCGGCTGGGCGGGCCGCGCCGACCTCGCGCGGCGCGCCACCCGGGCCGTGCTGGCCCGCGACGCCTCGCCCGCCGACCGGGTACGCGCCCGGCTCGCCGTGATCGACGCCGCGGGCCAGGCCCTCGGCGCGCTCGACGAGACCTTCGCGTACGCCATGGACGAGGCCGCCGGGGACCCCGCCCTGCAGGCCGCCGTCCAGCTGCGGATCGCCTGGAAGCACAACCTCAGCGACGGCGACCCCGTCCGCTCCCGCGACGCCGCGGCCGAGGCCGGCACCCTCGCGGCGCTCGGCGGCGACCAGACGGCCGAGGCCATGGCCCTGACCGTACGGGCCCGCATGGGCCGCATCCTCGGGGACGCGGGAGCCGAGGAGATCCTCTCCGAGGCACTCGCCCTGCCCGCGCCCGAGGTGCCGCTCGGCATGCGCAACGCCCCGCAGTACCTCGCGGTGCGGCACGCCCTCTTCGACGACCGCCTCGCCGACGCCCGCCGCCAGCTGATGGTGCTGCTGCCGGCCGTCCAGCGCACCGGTTCGGCCGAGGACGTCTTCGAGGTGCTGCGCAGCCTCACCGAGGTGGAGCTGCGCAGCGGCCGGTGTGAGGCCGCCTCCGCCCACGCCCGCCGGGCCCTGGAGCTGACCATCGAGGCAGGCCTCTCGCCCGGCCCCGCCTGGTACGTGGCGGCGATGGCCGAGACCATGGGCGGCAGCTTCGCGCGCGCCGAGAGCTTCGCGCGCCGCGGCATCCAGGCCTCCCAGGAGGAACAGGACCAGGTCTTCCTCTCCCGCAGCCTGCACGCGCTCGGACTGATCGAACTGGCCACCGGCGAGGCGGCGAAGGCGGTCGCCACCCTGCGCCGCGTCGCCGAACTGGAGGCCGCCCAGCAGGTGGTGGACCCGTCGATCCTGCGCTGGCACGGCGAACTCGCCGAGGCCCTGATCGCCGCCGACGCCCCCGGCGACGCCGCCGAACTGATCGACCCCGTCCGCGCGGTCGCCCACGAGCTCGGCCGTACCGGCGTCGTCGCCGCCCTCGACCGGGCCCGCGCCCTGTGCCTGTCCGCGCAGGGCGACGCGGACGCGGCCGTCCGGCTCCTGGAGGACACGGGGCAGCGCTTCGAAGCCCTCGGGCTGCCGCTGGAACGGGGCCGTACGCTGCTCGCCCTCGCCCGGGTGGAGCGCCGCCGCCGGCGGCGGGCACCGGCCCGCGCGGCGCTCCGGGCCGCGGCCGGGGTGTTCGAGCTGGCCGGAGCCGCACCCTGGACGGAGCTCGCCCGGGAACCGGCCCCGGGTGACGGAGCCGGCTCCCCGGTCACCGCGGCCGCGGCCCTCACCGAGGCCGAGACCCGCCTCGCGCTGCTGGTCAGCCAGGGCGCCAGCAACCAGGAGGCAGCGGCGAAGCTGTTCCTGAGCGTCAAGACCGTCGAGGCCCGGCTGACCCGCATCTACCAGAAGCTCGACGTACGGTCACGGGCCCAGCTGGCCACCGCGCTGCGCACGCGGTGACCGTACGGCACGCCGGGTCAGCAGCTCAGGTTGTTCCCCGGTGTGACGCCCAGCAGCTGGGTGAAGCTCTGGTACTTCGAGATCCGGCTCTGGACCTGGGCGGGGTTGCCGCCGTTGCACTCCAGCGAGCCGTTGATGGAGCGGATGGTCTCGCCGAAGCCGGCGCCGCCCACCATGGCGGCGTGCGCCGTCATGGTGCCGGGACCGTTCTGGGTGTTCCAGTACCAGAGCGCCGTCTTCATGGCGACGGCCGGATCCTGCTCGACGAGGTACGGGTTGGCCAGCAGGTTGAGGCCGAGGGCGTCACCGGCCGCCTTGTAGTTGAAGTTCCAGCTGAGCTGGATGGGCCCGCGGCCGTAGTAGGCGGCCTGCCCCGCCGGACAGCCGTAGGGCTGGCTCGCGTCGCAGTAGTGGGGGTAGTTGGCGGTGTTCTGCTCCACGATGTGCACGAGTCCGCCGGTCTCGTGGGAGACGTTCGCGAGGAAGGCGGCGGCCTCGCGGCGCTTCACGGTGTCGTCGCCGGTCTTGGCGAAGCCGGGGTAGGCGGACAGTGCGGCGACCAGGCCGTTGTAGGTGTAGAAGGGATTCCGGTTCGGGAACATCTGGTTGAACTGGGCCTCGGAGACCACGAATCCGGACGGGTCGGGATCCGGGTCCTGGCCGCCCCCGCCGCCGCAGACGCCCTGGTCCGCCCAGACGCCCCACTGGCCGGTGGTGCCGGGGGTCTCGCCCTGGGTCCACCACTTGGCCTGCCAGTTGCGGCCGCCGTACGAGGCGCTCATGCCGTTCGTGTAGACGGCGGACGAGGCCCAGGCGGAGGCGCAGGGGGCCGCCGCGGAGGCGGAGGAGGAGGGAAGGGCGATGGCGAGACCGGCCGTGACGGCCGTGACGGCCGCGGCGGCGACCAGGCTGAGGGCGCGGCGGCGAAGCGCACGTATCACGTAACTGCTCCTTCAGTGGGGGGACTTGCCGTGGGGGCAACAGCGCCCACTGAAACGGAATGGTCTGAACCTGTCAAGGTCTAGACCAAAAGGAAGCGCCGGTGCCACGCGTGACGCGTGACACCGGCGCTGAAGAACCGATCAGCTGCCGGCGGAGACGTTGCCGGAGAGGACCGGGATGTTGCTGGCGATGTGCGAGAGGGCCTCGTCACCCTTGGCCTGGGTGGAGTTCTCGGCGCACTGCTGGTTCTGCGGGTTGGACAGGACGTTGACGTCCTGGACGCCGATGTTGGCGAGGACCGCGAACAGGGACTGGGCGTTGACCTTGGCCGGCAGGCCGACGCAGAGCTTGTTGAGGGAGCCCTGGATCGGGGCGAGCTGCGGGCTCTGGTTGCCGCGGGTCTCCGCGTTGCCGTAGATCTGCGCCGAGTCGTTGCCGTTCACGGTGTTGACGCCGTTGTCGTTGCCGATCGCCATCGCGGGCGAGGCGGCGGCGGCGCCCGCGCCGAGCACGGCGGCGGTGGCGGCGGCGGTGGCCATGAACTTCTTGAGCATCTGGGGGATCCTTCGGTCGCACTGTCGCATGAGATAGCTGCCCACGGCGGGACGCGCTGATCAACTGCTGACGGTGCCCTGGGTTATGCCCCCTCACCCGAGTGGCCCAATGGCCCGTCGGGCCGGACCGGGCCGAGCCCGGACCGGAAGCGGGCAGGCCCGACCGGCCCCGCCGCGGTGGCGGCGGGGCCCGGCTCGCTGAATCCGGAGGCTCAGCCGCTCTTGCGGCGGACCTTCTTGTTCTTGCCGCTCGCGGCGCTGCTGGAGCCCTGGACCTTGTTCCGGTTCTGGTGCGCCTGCTGGGAATGGGCCTTCGCGGCGTTGCGCTCCAGGGCCTCCCGGAACCGGCGCTTGGCCGCTTCGGCCGGGGATTCGTCCTGCGGAGCGTCTGTTTCGTCAGCCATGTGTCCTCCTGGAGTGATCAAGCCGCTCCAGTCTGTCAGTCGCCGTACGTGCTGACCAGCGAGTTCCTCGATACTCCAAGGGTGGCTTGGGGAGGTTATAAGCTTAGGTTATGGGGGCATAAAGCGACACCGGGTGCTGAGTTAGGCTTACCTTCGTTTAGGGTTCCCTTTGATCCGACTTGATCCACCTTGCCGTCGCTCGAAGGGAACCTCTGCCATGCCTCGCCCTCTGCGGGTAGCAATCGTCGGTGCCGGCCCGGCCGGCATCTATGCCGCCGACGCGCTGCTGAAGTCCGAGGCCGCCGTTGATCCCGGTGTGTCCATAGACCTCTTCGAGCGCATGCCCGCGCCCTTCGGCCTGATCCGCTACGGCGTCGCCCCCGACCACCCGCGCATCAAGGGCATCATCACCGCCCTGCACCAGGTGCTCGACAAGCCGCAGGTCCGCCTCTTCGGCAACGTCGACTACCCGGGCGACATCAGCCTCGACGAGCTGCGGTCCTTCTACGACGCCGTGATCTTCTCCACCGGCGCCACGGCCGACCGCGCGCTCGACATCCCCGGCGTCGACCTCGACGGCTCCTACGGCGCCGCCGACTTCGTCTCCTGGTACGACGGCCACCCGGACGTGCCGCGCACCTGGCCGCTCGAGGCCGAGAAGGTCGCCGTCCTCGGCGTCGGCAACGTCGCCCTCGACGTCGCGCGCATCCTCGCCAAGACGGCCGACGAGCTGCTGCCCACCGAGATCCCGGCCAACGTCTACGACGGCCTCAAGGCCAACAAGGCCCTCGAGGTGCACGTCTTCGGCCGTCGCGGTCCGGCCCAGGCCAAGTTCAGCCCGATGGAGCTGCGCGAGCTGGACCACTCGCCCAACATCGAGGTCATCGTCAACCCCGAGGACATCGACTACGACGACGGCTCGATCGCCGAGCGGCGGGGGAACAAGCAGACCGACATGGTCGCCAAGACCCTGGAGAACTGGGCGATCCGCGACATCGGAGAGCGGCCGCACAAGCTGTTCCTGCACTTCTTCGAGTCGCCCTCCGAGATCATCGGCGAGGACGGCAAGGTCGTCGGCCTGCGGACCGAGCGCACCGAGCTGGACGGCACCGGCAACGTCAAGGGCACCGGCCGGTTCACCGACTGGGACGTGCAGTCCGTGTACCGCGCGGTCGGCTACCTCTCCGACGAGCTGCCCAAGCTCCCCTGGGACGTCGAGTCCGGCACGGTCCCGGACGAGGGCGGCCGCGTGATCGACGCCGGCGGCCACATGCAGTCGACGTACGTGACCGGCTGGATCCGTCGCGGCCCGATCGGCCTGATCGGCCACACCAAGGGCGACGCGAACGAGACCGTCGCGAACCTGCTCGCCGACCACGCCGAGGGCCGCCTGGCCGCGCCGGCGTCGCCGGAGCCGGAAGCGGTCGAGACCTTCCTCGCCGAGCGCAGCGTGCGCTACACCACGTGGGAGGGCTGGTACCGGCTGGACGCGGCCGAGAAGGCCCTCGGCGAGCCCCAGGGCCGCGCGCGCGTGAAGATCGTGGAGCGCGAGGGAATGCTCGACGCGAGCGGCGCCTGACCACCAGGGGGCCGGGACCCGTACGGGTCCCGGCCCCCTGTGCGTCGCCCCCGCTGTCCCGAGCGGCCTGCGGCGCCCTTCGTACGGGGGATGATCGCGCCGGATCGGAATGCCGCGCCGCCCAAGGGAGTTGGACACGAGCACGACGGACGACCCCGAGGCACTGGAGAGCTCATGAAGATCGGCATCATCGGCGCGGGCAACATCGGCGGCAACCTCACCCGCCGGCTCACCGCCCTCGGACACGAGGTCGCGGTGGCCAACTCACGAGGGCCCGAGACCCTGACCGCCCTCGTGGAAGAGACCGGCGCCACGGCCGTCACCGTGGCCGAGGCGGCGCGCGGCGCCGAGATCGTCGTCGTCACCA includes these proteins:
- a CDS encoding DNA topoisomerase subunit B, which gives rise to MSAESTGYDAARITVLEGREAVRKRAGMYVGSTGLRGLHHMLLDEVGRAVNASLSGRGGRVEVTLTPDAGVRVTDDGPGMPFEDCADTGRPGLETQLTQLFAGAQERHGRRTVFMGPWAAAPSVTNALSSRLTAEVRREGVRRVQEFARGVALCPPTDAGPAAESGTTLTFRPDAAIFETVECSFAALAARLTELAFLNPGLDLVLTDERSPDGPQRARLRFLGGVGEFVALLDAQAGEHLGADVIAFEREDPRMAGNMEVALSWSGTHEERVRGFVNSMATLNGGTHETGLREGVAAAVDAYARAQGLLTAADPEVRADRVGADLTAVVSVKLDHPELIDCTRRSLGNVAVRACVAEAVREHLGTWLEEHPREAGKVVARILRAPVRD
- a CDS encoding glycoside hydrolase family 19 protein, with the protein product MIRALRRRALSLVAAAAVTAVTAGLAIALPSSSASAAAPCASAWASSAVYTNGMSASYGGRNWQAKWWTQGETPGTTGQWGVWADQGVCGGGGGQDPDPDPSGFVVSEAQFNQMFPNRNPFYTYNGLVAALSAYPGFAKTGDDTVKRREAAAFLANVSHETGGLVHIVEQNTANYPHYCDASQPYGCPAGQAAYYGRGPIQLSWNFNYKAAGDALGLNLLANPYLVEQDPAVAMKTALWYWNTQNGPGTMTAHAAMVGGAGFGETIRSINGSLECNGGNPAQVQSRISKYQSFTQLLGVTPGNNLSC
- a CDS encoding FAD-dependent oxidoreductase; translated protein: MPRPLRVAIVGAGPAGIYAADALLKSEAAVDPGVSIDLFERMPAPFGLIRYGVAPDHPRIKGIITALHQVLDKPQVRLFGNVDYPGDISLDELRSFYDAVIFSTGATADRALDIPGVDLDGSYGAADFVSWYDGHPDVPRTWPLEAEKVAVLGVGNVALDVARILAKTADELLPTEIPANVYDGLKANKALEVHVFGRRGPAQAKFSPMELRELDHSPNIEVIVNPEDIDYDDGSIAERRGNKQTDMVAKTLENWAIRDIGERPHKLFLHFFESPSEIIGEDGKVVGLRTERTELDGTGNVKGTGRFTDWDVQSVYRAVGYLSDELPKLPWDVESGTVPDEGGRVIDAGGHMQSTYVTGWIRRGPIGLIGHTKGDANETVANLLADHAEGRLAAPASPEPEAVETFLAERSVRYTTWEGWYRLDAAEKALGEPQGRARVKIVEREGMLDASGA
- a CDS encoding AAA family ATPase, which gives rise to MVAATGHADTSVGHGELIKAVDRALTTHGRALLTGPAGAGKTEVVRAVSAAAEARRESVLRLAPEAADQWIPEASAAALLASVPAAALEELAGPQRTAIALLRREADAPRAGRDHVALRLAVVEVLRTLAGRQPVLLVIDNAQWLDAESTDLLRFALRLTPPRVRVLAAERVQGGAPVGEPLWGPGVPAVRVPPLGADEVAELLLRHGLPARLAGRIHQASGGNPRLALALGHSLAEAAEARDCSAHHADPLPVSGQAREVARRLLAGAPAQARRTLLLAALASRPTISLLRRAGRPDAEAELAEAERAALVRVGEDGTVEFTAGALPTALAADAGWPERAAGHAALAAAVDDPVQAVRHRALAVDTPDQWLAAEITEAAAVCRSRGQRALAAELGLLAAERTPSRLAGEELSRLVTAAEDAGWAGRADLARRATRAVLARDASPADRVRARLAVIDAAGQALGALDETFAYAMDEAAGDPALQAAVQLRIAWKHNLSDGDPVRSRDAAAEAGTLAALGGDQTAEAMALTVRARMGRILGDAGAEEILSEALALPAPEVPLGMRNAPQYLAVRHALFDDRLADARRQLMVLLPAVQRTGSAEDVFEVLRSLTEVELRSGRCEAASAHARRALELTIEAGLSPGPAWYVAAMAETMGGSFARAESFARRGIQASQEEQDQVFLSRSLHALGLIELATGEAAKAVATLRRVAELEAAQQVVDPSILRWHGELAEALIAADAPGDAAELIDPVRAVAHELGRTGVVAALDRARALCLSAQGDADAAVRLLEDTGQRFEALGLPLERGRTLLALARVERRRRRRAPARAALRAAAGVFELAGAAPWTELAREPAPGDGAGSPVTAAAALTEAETRLALLVSQGASNQEAAAKLFLSVKTVEARLTRIYQKLDVRSRAQLATALRTR
- a CDS encoding DUF5302 domain-containing protein, whose amino-acid sequence is MADETDAPQDESPAEAAKRRFREALERNAAKAHSQQAHQNRNKVQGSSSAASGKNKKVRRKSG
- a CDS encoding DUF1838 family protein; the encoded protein is MTPAATPAELLHAFARTRARLDGGEVTYWWTGDVHSWAPGEPYRRIFGFEGLNVARLVADEESGGYQLLSREAAFYLDPVTREIMETWQDRPVVHVWNDPANQKWRPFPIPVTELGDQICFSLEIPLAYPSPLPVEEYPDHSADDTYRALELFQFFAPATALTADEASVPATMSWTRMSPWLPWMEQGARPGGLTFHCRGRKLDAYAQVPERTRAYIADRHPEFAHAPEKWSEPNETSWTYFRKRFPPHREES
- a CDS encoding rodlin, whose product is MLKKFMATAAATAAVLGAGAAAASPAMAIGNDNGVNTVNGNDSAQIYGNAETRGNQSPQLAPIQGSLNKLCVGLPAKVNAQSLFAVLANIGVQDVNVLSNPQNQQCAENSTQAKGDEALSHIASNIPVLSGNVSAGS
- a CDS encoding S8 family peptidase; translated protein: MSVTLLAGTATASVAVASETPAAAPAAALAPTAPVENLIVGYKSSASEASSNSAAADDATAKGKKAGKKAKFDRRLGTGAALVNLGGTVAPAEAADVMAQFRADPDVAYVEPDTRAYATAVTPNDTEYAKQWDLFESTAGMNVPAAWDKTTGSGVTVAVIDTGYVAHSDLASNTVAGYDFISTASYARDGGGRDSNPADEGDWNATDGECGVGSKASNSSWHGTHVAGTIAAATNNSKGVAGIAYGAKVQHVRVLGKCGGSTSDIVDAITWASGGSVAGVPANATPAKVINMSLGGPGACGTSYQNAINAAVARGTTVVVAAGNSNADAAGYSPASCNNVINVAASNRAGDRSYYSNYGSIIDIAAPGGETRRATDTPGTVTTPENAILSTLNAGTTTPGAEIYKPYQGTSMAAPHVAGLAALLKSANSALTPAQIETAIKNNARPLAGTCTGGCGAGLADAAATVAAVTSTPPAPAFENTTDVTIGDNTTVESPITVTGKTGNAPAALKVGVNIVHTYIGDLKVDLIAPDGSVYTLHNRTGSGTDNINQVYTVNASSEVANGTWKLRVNDNAGGDTGKIDSWNLTF